A region of the Anolis sagrei isolate rAnoSag1 chromosome 4, rAnoSag1.mat, whole genome shotgun sequence genome:
tgccgatgttctgggatatagggctgtgtggaaggatccccaATCACTCTACAACTGCTAATTGAGGCAAAGGAACCATTTGCATTGCGTTCCGCAAATATGGTGAAATTGGGTTGTATCAACAACCATGTCCGTGTTGACTAATAGACATTTATATAACATGATTACACTACTCCTGAATTTTGCACTTCCGATATACAGACCTCTAGGGCATGTGTGGGTAGACAAACAACTTTATCTGCTTATATAATCATCATGCTGTAGTTACCTTCATAGATTTAAGTAGATTTTCTTTAATAAGCCTCAGACTTTTCAAAATGTTCCTTTACTTTAAAATGTCTGATGCTAAGCAAGTAGACTAAAAAAGGTGTGTGTATCACCATGGGcaatttcaaacatttaaaattgAGATAATAACTAAGAATTGCATTTATGGTACAAACTTGATCAAGGCTTTTCCCCCTGTTTCTCAAGCCAGTCATATACCTCAGtcacaaaagttactttttggggatCACAACTTCCACCATCTTAGTTGGGTGTTACTTTCCAATCATAACTTTTAAAACTCTGGTTTCAGTTTGGACAGGCATACTCCAAGACAACAAAAATGTACTTTTGTCCTCATCATTTACTTATACAGCGTTTCAAAGGGTAACCTACAAATGCAACCATTTCTCTGTTGTGGGATCTTAAATCATTTGCCAAACAAGTGCAATTAATAGGATTCAGTAATAACCTGGTTTTCAATCCCACTTCCTGATCAAATTTCAGTGGTTTTTCCATAAACCGACAATCtgttgataccactttgactatGTGTGCGTGAATGAATAAGtacgtatgtatatatgtatgcatgtatatacacactcacacatatgGCAACTAACCTCTAGTCTAAGGGATGCTAAGAGAGATTTTCTATGTGGCTGCTAGATAATGTACTACTTTCCCCATCTCTGAGTGTCCCTGTCTTGACTCTTGTTCTTTCCAAGGACTGTTTATATGACTAACCCAGCTTGTTCAATCTGCTTGCCAAAAGAATTTCTAGTAGCTTCTCAATACAAATTTTAATCTCGGTAACATAACTGGTTGGAGAAAGGATTTCAGTTTCCTCCAGACAGCAATAATAGCTTCTATCATCAGATTTGAAATGGAAGAAAGCGATTTTCCAATGAAAAAAcaactcatcttgttgttgaaggctttcacggccggaatcactgggttgctgcgagttttctggtctgtatggctatattccagaagcattatctcctgaagtttcacccacatctatggcaaacctcacaacctctctgaggatgactgcagtggatgtgggtgaaatatcaggaaagaatccttctggaacatggccatacaacctggaaaattcacaggaaCCCAACTTATCTTGGTTTGGGGGtgcttttcccttttttattattaAGCACAAGGCATAATTCCATTTAAGCTTTTTATTTCAAGTTAGCTATTGTTTGGGGTCCAGTTCACGCAAAGACAAAATAAATCATaccatcctctccaacaattaaCTTTTCGTTCTTGTGAATTATGCCCTCTAGATATTTCTCACATTTGCAGTGAAATTCCTACTTTTTCAATAAAGGAGACTTTTAAAGAACTTGGTTGGTTTGCAACTGCAAAACATTTTGTTTAAGCAAAAACACATCTGTATGCATCCTTCTCTCATCTGCTATATTACACATTTTTGGAATTTGGCTATGCTAACAggcttgatgggagttgtagttcaagatATCTGGAGGACACCATATTGAGAGGGGATTATTAACATTAAAATATTCAACTTTTTCCCTCTCCATCAAATGCTAGACCAAGTGGCATTGATTTTGGAGGTACTATCAGAAGTTGATCAAGAGCtacacactacacaattatagtgctatgattacATTTTACCTAACCTGGCAATATCCTAAGGAATCCTGAGATTGGCAATTTTAGGAGGGATGTTTAGCATTCTCAGTCAGAGAGCCCTAGTGCCTTGCCAAATCGCAAATCCTGGGATACCATAGTAAGCAACCATGGCATCTACAATGAAATCAGTGCTATAATTATACAATGTGAAAGGACCCCAAATAATTTGACCTGTTTATTTCATCCTATGCTCCAACCAGAAAGGTACTTGTTAGAAGGATTGTAGATTTCCTATTTCTTTAGTATGACTTGTGTGGTGAGCTTTCTATGTATCTTTTGGGGTGAATAAAGAGCAAAGACAAAACAATTTGAATCTGTCATTGAATTAAATATGAAGATATCATGggtcaaaatataaatatatcttaTGTACATTATTATGGATTGGTATATTTGAGTCTTCCTCTTGAAAAGATGAAAACAACAGTCAGAATTTAAGTTTATATCCTGAACTAGTCATAAACATGAAAAAAACACAAGTAGATGCTTTATTTCAGATAGGAGCATTGAGCATTCAAGGACTAGATTTGAAATGTCAGCAGTCTTCAGCCAAAATCCTTGCATAAGCCCCCTTAAATGGTGCAAAACAAAGTAGAATTGTTTGTGTAATCTTCAGGAAGATCACAAACACTATTAATTTTCCTATTATGTTGCTACATCCTTCAAAAGAgctcgaagtccaaaacacctgaaggaccaaagattgggaaccagtgATGgattagtgatttttttttttgtcgtgtcaggagcgacttgagaaactgcaagtcgcttctggtgtgagagaattggccatctgcaaggacgttgcccaggggacgccaggatgatttgatgtttttatcatccttgtgagaggcttctctcatgtccccgcatgaggagctggagctgatagagggagctcatccgcctttccccggattcgaacctgcgacctgtcagtcttcagtcctgccagcaagaTTTGTGATGATCTGCCTCTATCACCCAGATACATGCGTATATATTGGTAATCTTCATtttgccacaattcctaacagctggtaagctggctgggatttctgggagttgaagtccaaaacacccggaagaccaaatgttgggaaccaatAGTACAGACTGAGCAAGACCCCATGTTCTTATAGGAAAAGCCACACGAAAAGATACGTGGTTTTTACTGAAACAAAAGAATTCAGTGAGAATTCAGCCTGATATGGTGTACAAAGGGATGCTGGAAACCTTTTAGTGAcagagaatgaagttggtagcataagctttcataggctAAGTCTACTTCCTCAGTTGTGTGAagtgatgtattttttaaaaatgatgtgaTTTAATATCACTGATGAAAATGCTAATGCTGTTATCTGATACTGTCCTCATTGAACTTCTTGGGACCACTGATTATTAGAAGGCAGTTTCATGCCCACTATACAACTTATTTGCTAAAGAGGTGGCGTTTGTACTCAGGATTCCTCTATTTTTAGAGCTGCAACTGCTCTTGGGCACAATATCCAATATAGTCCTAGGTGCTCTCCTGAGCATCTCATGTCTTATGGTTAGGCAGAAGCATCTCTGGAAGGCTCAGCAGGCCATATGAGAAGATAGATTTCTTAATATAgcacagtagaatctcgcttatccaacctttgctcatccaacattctgtattatccaacacaatctgcctcccgcctggatccacagctgtttcaatacactgcgATGTTtcggtgctaaattcataaatacaataattactacattatgttaccatgtattgaactgctttttctgtccatttgttttcaaatatgatgttttggtgcttgatttgtaaaataataatgtaatttgacattaaataggcttttccttaatccctccttattatcctacattttcgcttatccaacattctgccggcccatttatgttggataaatgagattCTACTGTACTTTATAGTTTGTCCCATGAATAGTATTAGATAGCCAGTGCCACAGAAAGCCCCAAGATTTTCTCTAAAACACTTACCAACTGTGGCATATTGGCCCCTTACCACTGCAGACTTGTGCAGGACTGGTCTAGCTGGATGTTAAGGTGATTTGAGAGTCAGATTGGGAGAAAAAGCATGCTACAAAAGCATGATTAAGGATTTGATGCAGGATATCAATTCTGTGCATCACTGCCAGAGTAGTTTTCATTTACAAAGATTCTGACTGAATCCTTGGTGTCCTGTTATTCCAGATAGCATGGCTGCTTGAGTCTCTGGACAGTTGTTGTCATTTGAAGGGCACAGGCCTCAAATTGATAAAAGAGTATAGAGAGTATTACCACTAGGTTTATGCAATCCATGTAAATCGCAATCTGTTTCAATGTCTTGGGTTTTGGTGGGGGTTTCAATCtatttttttgggagcctcccaaatttgggaggacagaaatccattttcattctgggaagaagaaagattcattttctatccggctcattggtggcaatggggaggacttcccccaggctccccttcccatcattttaggtattgtttgtccttatatccttcattaaaacctggattaaaagcataagttaagataccactctttctgtgatcctttcccttctgtctattgatgagaccaggtttaatgctttgGTAACACTATTTTTACTCTAGAAGAGACAGGAGCTGCAGGTGTGTGCACTCTCTCTCTGCAGAAGtcagttttccaaggcattttaaggcggcttcccacttcccagagaaggaagaagaatcgACATAgagctatcctaccctgggcttccctttaaaagccctctcttctctcttgatttggaggcaCAAGAGTGGtgcttccccctcccccactttctactttgggtttaatgcttcattaaatctgtttctactctagaggagacaggagctgcAGGCACGTGTGCTCTCGCCCTGCAGCAGGCAGTTttctaaggcattttaaggaggcttcccacttcccagggaaggaagagggatcgacctgggcttcctttaaaaagccccctcttctctcttgatttggaggcgCTGGAGTGGTGCTTTTCCCCCCTTGCCCTTTTCCTTCTAGTGGCTGCCTTCCTCCCTGCACTGCATGTGTAACCCAAACCAGCCAGTTTTCAACAGCCAGCAGGGAAAAAATGGCAGTAGATCCTATGATGTTACGGGCTTCCGAACCAACTGAACAAGCCAAAGGCAAATGTCCATACTAAATCCATGCAGAAGCCCAATGACCACCACTCACACATAGTAAGTAGTTAAACCATCCATTGCCCTTTTAGTCATGATTCTAATAAAATGAAAACCCATAATAACAAACATTTTGGTTATCCTCTGTTGAGAAAACCATGGGTTGATCAAGATATAGGGGTGCCACCATTTTAGGCAGGGTACCTGTTTCCTTAATAGCAAGCtgattttacactgccatataaaatccagattatctgctttgaactagattatattagtctatactgccatataatccagttcaaagcagataatctggattttatatggcagtgtagaaggggcctgagtggtaTGAATCCCAAAATAAATTTCTATAAAATGGAAGCTCTCTCCAACATGGATAGAGAAAATGGAACATTTCTTACCTGCCTAATTTTAGTTTTTGAGAGGAATTGATGGACTGTCGATTGTTTTACGGTGCTTTTCGTTATATATTGGCATACTGgtgtaaaaagcaaaaaataagagACAAAACTTCCCCAATAAAAAAGCGCAAAACCAAATTGAATGGAAACACATCAACATCTTTGTTGACAGAACAAATCTTCAATTAAAAGAAGAGGAACTGGTCAAAACAGATTGAACTAGACTCTTCCTTCCACAGAGATTCACAGTCATAAAAGAGCATTCTTTAGCTTTTCGGAAACATGTGTTCGGCTCATGAATCAAGTCACATAGCAAAATAATTTGTTACAGCGccacaaaacacattttaaaaaaatatgtagaGATTTACAATCTTTTTTCACTTTTCAGCAAAACTGTTAGCAAATAAGTTATAAATTAGAATAAGAACAAAACAAACTTTCTCACAAAGCAATGCAAACAGTCAAAAACCAATCTCCCACAAAAGACCCTTTAAAATCCAAAGAACATCTAGAAAGAACTGTGAGGTTCCCATAACCTCTGAATGTAgcatcttctgctgtcaaaagATGCTAACTTACTCAACCCGAACCTGTTTAAAACATTTCAACATGCTGTGAACAAATCTTAATAAAATCAAAAATAGGCCTGTTCTGCAAAAGGGACtggtgggcttttttttttttttttttttttttgccaactcAAAATATCTTGCTCATTTTACTAAAGGTAAGTCACATTAGTAGCTCTTTTTGATGATCCAAACACAAAACCTCTTTTCAAATTAACATGAAATAGAATTGGAAAGTGGCTAGCATATTTAAgttaaaacagtattttaaaatataagcaAACAAAAACAGTGCTTCTGCTTAGCTTTCATATTAAGTAGTATTACTCTCCTTTTATACTTACCTTTCTTTTTAATATAGTCATctctagaaaataatatttagctGGTCATGTACCTGAACAATATGAAATTCCACTTCTCCATCAGCTCGATTGCCACCATACAGCATATTGCTAAAGCTATCCAATaggatatacacaaatatactttTATCAGTGCTATTTGGCTTAAATTCTTTATACACATATAATGTCTTTTGACAAAGGTCCATGAATAGGAAACCAatgttgcttatttattttgaacaataGAGACACAACATGGGCCCAGCAGGATAATCCATTATAGAGAACTGCTCTTGAGATGCTGTGACTGTAGAGGCTTGACGTGATATTCATAGATCTTCAGTGCAGGTCCAAGTTTTAATGAAAGTCCAGTCAACACATCGTTCCTTGTCATCAACAGTAAAGATTTTCCATCGATTTCCTAAGgtagaaatgaataaataataataacaatacttcatttgtattccgccctctctccccaaggggactcacggCAGATTACAACAAAAtatggcaatcattcaatgccagaTCCAATACATAAATAGAAACATAAAGCAATccatatgttgtcaaaggctttcatggctggaatcactgggttgttgtaagtttttcggactatatggccatgttccagaagcattctctcctggagcttgtgaggtctgttggcaactaggaaaatggggtttatgcatctgtgaaatgtccaggatgtgagaaagaactcttgtatgttggagctagatgtgaatgtttcaatttgccaccttgattagcatttaatggcctagcagttttcaaggtgtgacttcttactgcctgggggcacGTATACATCAAGTGAacaactgaccgcatagggaagctgatgagaaaacacaacatacaaacaatctacagacccactaagaaaatccaacaaaatgctacgttcagcaaagaacaagtgggatcctctcacctctgcagcagtctaccatataccatgcagctgtggacaagtctacatagggactaccaaacgcaaTACCCAAACAAGAACCaatgaacatgaaaggcactgcagactactccaaccagagaagtcagccatagaagagcacctgatgaaccaacctggacacagcatattatttgagaacacagaaatgctggaccactctaacaaccaccatgtcagattacacagagaagccatggaaatccgcaagcatttggacaatttcaacaatatATAACatcattcaggacaatttttGTATTGTATGTATCTCTACAATCACGACAAAGTTCTACTGCTCTAACTGATTTCTATTTTGCCACTGTTCTTATTGGAGATCCTGAACTTGGAAAAATGAACTCTTTTGAATGATCACTCCCAGTTTCCTATTCAGCATAACATTATACTCAAGTTCTGCTTACTGACCCAAGTGAACCAGTTCAAGGCTGCTTCTGTGAGTGAGTCATAAAGCTTGGATAGGAAAAGTAGGTTATGGGATTGGATGTTGTAAGTGAGAAAAAGCAATTAGTACCACTTCCATATAGTTAAGATTGATTGTACTTATCAGCCGCCAATAAAAGCAACCATAACATACACATCATATTATTTTGACATTCCCAATCCTTACAAACGATATTCTGTCATCAGCTGATATTAAAATAAACCTTAATCTTCTTTATCAGTTTGGTATTCAAATTGTAGTCAAAGATACATACCTGAGTATATTGCTAATTAAAATTAAAGACAACACATGCTAAGGTGTGCAAAAATCATGAGATAAAGTTGGCAATGACATTTTGCATATGTTAACTTAGTATTCAACCACGCTAATAAGCCAGTTAGAGGCCTGTCTCTACCTGTTCTACTGTGTGGTCAGATCCTTGAGATAGAATGAATGACATGTATTCTTTAAGATGTTGAACCATAAAGCAACAAAACATATCAATGAGAAAAGACACTAATAAAGGAAAAAGTATGCCTATAAATAACTACTCgaagccaaaaaaataataatatcacaaaatGCTTCAGTTGGAATGGCTTTTTCCAAATATAAACTGTGCATTTAGTTTTTAGTTTGCAGAAGTCCCAGAAATTGTGGCCATAAGCATGAATCCACTCTGATATATTCAACAAATGGCTGtggagtggagcccccggtggcacagtgggttaaacccttgtgctggcaggactgaagaccgacaggtcgcaggttcgaatccgaggagaggcggatgagctccctctatcagctccagctactcatgcggggacatgagagaagcctcccacaaggatgataaaaacatcaaatcatccaggcgtcccctgggcaacgtccctgcagacggccaattctctcacatcagaagtgacttgcagtttctcaagccgctcctgacacgataaaaaaaacaaacaaaaaaaatggctAAATTTGTAGGACAAGCTTAGCAAGAATAGGACATAATCAAAGCCTAATATAATGAATgtcttgtcgaaggttttcatggctggaatcactgggttgtaggtttcttcaggctatatgg
Encoded here:
- the SAMD13 gene encoding sterile alpha motif domain-containing protein 13 isoform X2; the protein is MIEPSLVENGRPPDPADWAVTDVVNYFRTAGFEEQASAFQEQEIDGKSLLLMTRNDVLTGLSLKLGPALKIYEYHVKPLQSQHLKSSSL